The nucleotide sequence TCACGTTGCACGTCAGTTGAGGGTCGGGGTAAGTCGTTCAATCCTCATGAAGAGTCGACGAACTCCCAAGCAGGCGACCAGTCCGACACCCGTACGCCGTCAGCAGCAGCAGGGAAGTTTTGCGGTCCGGCTGGCGCAGCGGGTCGCGGGAAAACGAATTCTGCTGGTAGATGACATTCTGACAACCGGTTCCACCGCCAGTGCCGCAGCCCGCAGTCTCAAGCAGGCGGGCGCCAGCCAGGTGATTGTGGCGGTCGTCGCGGTCAGTCCGCTGCGGCGCTAGACCATTCGTCAGCGCCGGGCATCGCCCCGGATAATGGGCTGAAGCTCTTCGACGAAGTCATTGACGTCTTTGAATTCGCGGTACACCGACGCGAAACGGACGAAAGCGACATGATCGAGGTGACGGAGCGCTTCCATGACTTTCTCGCCAATTTCCCGAGAGGGGACTTCACGATCGAATTGCTCGTAGAGATTGGCTTCAATTTCTGAGATGACGTTTTCCATTTTTTCGTCGCTGATGGGGCGTTTGTAGCAAGCCTTTTCCAGTCCCGCTTTAATTTTTTCGCGCTGGAACGGGACCCGGGAACCATCTTTCTTGACGACTTTGAGCGGTGACTCTTCGATTTTTTCGTAGGTCGTGAAGCGACGTTCGCAGCCCAGACATTTACGCCGTCGACGAATGACGAATTGCTGACTGGCCCGAGAATCGATGACGCTCGTATCTTCATGCCGACAAAACGGACACATCATGGTTTTCGCTCCCTCTTCACTGGTGCATCGGCACCATCCCGGCCTCGTTCATTGGCCGCTGGCGTTGTCGGCATTCGCCAACGGATCGCCCGTCTGGGCGGCACGGACACGACGACGGAGCCCTTTCGTCCTCTTCACACCGCGGAAAACTGCTCTGCATCGCGATCCGAAGGGTATGAGAACGGGCGCCCGCCTGACCTGCGAGCCGGTTTCATGGATTCAACACGCTCGCCGCAGGTCCACGTTACTACCGAAACCATGAAATGACAATGGGTTACCGCACAGATTTCGTATTCAGAGGATGTTGTTTGCACTCGGTTGAGAAAAAATAACGGCTATAGCGATTGTGAAAATGCGCCGGGCTCTGTTGATCGCAGTGAGGTCGAATTGATTGAACCGACGTCGAATTTCGATCCGATACATCGATCAGACACCGAACGGAAGCCCTTTTCTTGCAAGGCTTTCCGCAGCAATGCGGTGGCAGAGTCGACCTAATCGGAAAAGTCATCGTGGAGCGATGACGGACCGGCTTCCTTCAGGAATCTAACGCGTGTGGCCGTGACGGCTGCTGCGCTGAATTTGCATAGCCAGTGTGAATCAAATCGATTGGCCTCACGCACCGTTGCCCTGTCGCAGCGGACAAAGGGACTTTTGAGGAACAGGACGCCTCACATGAATTTTCGTAACACAATTGGGATTATCTTTGCATTCGCATTTCCAAACCTGGTGATGCCTGTGCAGGCTCAGGTTGTTCCTGGGACCGGGCAACAGATCATTGAAGTCTTCGATGACTTCGAGGATCCCGAATGGGCCTTCAACCTGAACTTGCCCAAGGCAAGCGCGAATCTCGACAAGACCGAACGTCATCCGTCGGGCTTCTCGAACAACCGCTTGTTCCTTGAGAGTCTCTACCGGGGGACTCCCGACTTTGTCAGCCGGGTTGAGGCACCGGCAGGCGGGGTTCCCGGCAGCAAGGGGGCCTTGGGAATGCAGACACTGAACTCGGGGATTCCCGGACAGCGTTCCTACACATTTCAACAGGACGATTTGATCGCGGGAGTTCAGCACAAGCTCGGGTACATGATTCCCGCTTCATGGACCCCCAGCTATGTGACCCACGTCTACATTCCTCCCTTTGATAAGTGGGAACGCCGTCACGGCAGTCACTTTGGCTTCCGCGCCGACTGTACGACGACGATCACAAAGCAGAAGAACGTCGGACGTCTGTTCAAGTCATTTGGATCGACGCGGAAACTGGAGCAGTACTGGCCAGGATTCTTCATCCAACTGAACCTCAAGGAGAAGTCCGGGCAGAGCGAAGACTTTGCGATGCTGCTGATCCGGTCGGATCAGAATGGAAACGACGTTCCCGGTCCCAAAATCACGCGGCCCGGCTGGTGGACGCTGGGTATGACGATCACACCTGACGGCCGAGTCCACTACTACGCTCACGAAGGGGTTGAACGGCTTACCGCTCGCGACCACCTCTACTCGAACTTCCCGTATGGGTACCGCTGCGAGCAGACCAGCACCTTCTTCTTCAATATCGTGAACCAGGATGACGGTCGGACATGGTCGACTCGCTGGATCGTCGATGATCCAAAGGTCTATGTGGCATCCGGCACGTACCGTGCTCCTGCACCACAGCAGGTTGTGAGCAAGCCACAAACCACCGCTTCCACACAGACCTCGGACAGCGCTGGCAAGCTTGCGTCCTCAGAGGGATCCGCACAGAATGGCAACGTTCTGATCACACCTGTTTCGGGTAATCCTGAGGCTGGCAAGGCGAGTCCAATCATCGCCGCAGCCAAAGTGCCAGTTCCCGCAGAGGCGCTGAAGTCAGACGTACCTGTAAAAGCGAAATCAGCCCCCGTCAGTCCCCCTGAATCAACTTCGAATTTGCCGAGTGCTCCACCCTTCAGTCCAACGGAAGAAGAGCACCAAACGGTAAGGCCCGACCTGTTGCCTGAGGAACTTGAAGACCTCGCAGCAACAGAACCTCGCGAGGAGTCTCAGAAGGATTAGTTAAGGGAGTGCCGGAGGGGGAGTGGAAATGCTAAATCTGTGGCTGGCACGACACGGTGAAGCCGTCGACCCTGATGCAGCGGCGAACGACTTCAGTCGAACACTGACCGAAAACGGTCGACGTCAGCTCGCCGGACTGACACGATTCCTGATGGATCGTGAGCCGCCACCAGAATTGATTCTCCACAGCCCCCTCGTCCGGGCCGAGCAAACCGCCCGGACGATTGCCGCGGAAATTGGTACCGAGCGAGTCCAGGTGAGACTGGAACAGACGCTTGCTCCTGGAGTGAATGTCGACCAGTTACTGCAGCGTGTTGCAAAGACCGCAGCCGAGCGAGTTCTCTGCATCGGCCATCAACCTGATATGAGTCGCTGTCTTTCAGAGATGCTCGGCGGCGGCCGAGTGCAGTACTTGCCGGGAAGCATCGCACGCGTTGATTTCGCGGGGCCGATTGTCAGGCATGGCGGGGCGCTGCGATGGCACGTTGATCCGATGTGGTTCACGTAACCAAACGACGGAACTGTGCGTCTTCTGGCCACAATCAGCCTGCCATCCGTACGGCGAAGGTGTCAGGCGGCGGGAATTGGCTCAGCAATCCGCGACCCGTGGCTTCCTGACGGCTGGTTTCCATCAGTGACATGACGGGAATCACCGTTTTTCGTTGCCGTCACCTGATGCGGCCACTCGACCCTTCTCGACCGGAAGGTCACTTCAAGTGGTCGATGATTGCCTGACTGAGATTCGGGATCCGCTGCTTGAGATGCTGGCTCAGCGGTGTCGGTGCCGCTCCCGACTGGATCTCTTCGAAATACGTGTAAAGCGCTTCCCGGGCTTCGGCGGGACCATGCAGCATGAAATGGACGATGCCCCACGAGTCTCGATAGTCATTGGCATTCATGTCCATCAGCTTCCGCTTGGCTTCCAATCCTTCAATATTGGGTTTCCAGCGTGAGAAGCGGATTGCGTCACGCAGCTCTTTTCGGTGCCGATGGCCTTTGACGCGTGAGGCGGCCGGAACCTCGAAGTACTCCGCAAGCCCTTCGTCAATCCAGATCGGCACGTAAGGTAAGGCGTTGTGCAGCAACGCGTGGGTCGTCTCATGACGGACATCGATGTCGAGTTCACTCTGACGATAGGCGTAAACGCGTCCCGCATCGGTTCCAGGAACGTAAAGCGCCTGCCGGTTGACTCCTTCAGGGACCCGAATTCGCAGATACTGGTCATAGCTGCGTTTGCTGGAAAACAAATAGACCTGGATGGGACGCGGCTCACATTCGAGCCGCAGTATCGACTCCAGATCAGCCTGAAGATCTCCCAGATCCGCGACCAGTTCCTGCACGTCGCCGAGCGGAAATTCGGATCGAATGAGGTACGGGTCGAGGTCTCGTTCTTCGACCCAGCGGGAAGCGGTCGAACGATCCTGTCCGAGTCGCCGCGAAATACTGCTTGTCAGGCGACTCCACGGGGCCGCTGTGACGGAAGCAGCCGCCAGGAACACCAGGCACATCGTCAGCGGGGCGTAACGCATGCGCGGAGTATAAACTTGATCGAAATCCGGTCAAGATGAGTGTTTTCGCGTAAGAGCCTGACTCTGGCGGCCTGGTCGTCGCCAGCAGAAATCCTTGCGACAGTCTACTGGTCCGCACTTGGAACGCGCCGATTGACCTGATCTTTGTGGTACCCAATTAGTTCCACGACTGCGGCGTCGCACGCACTGCGACCGGACTCATCTCCGTGGTTGACCACGGCCAGGAAGGCGGCGTTCAGTTCCGGAGCGATCCACGCCATCGCGAACCAGATGGTGTTGCTTCCCGTGTGAGTGAGCACCGTTCCATTCGCCCATTTCCGATCGGTCACCACCCAGCCACATGCAAACTCGTCGCCGCTCACCGGAGTGTGCAAAACTTGAAACGATCCGGGCGTCAGAAATTGGCTGGTACCTCGTGCACCTTCCAGATGCATGCCCACAAAATGCGACCAGTCAGGGAGCGAGCAATGAACAGTCCCGGCAGGCCCCAATGCCGGGGCATTGTCAATTTGCAACGCCTTCTCTTTTCCGTCCGTGATCTGATGCCCCCACGGTTGATCGACCTTTCCGATGGAACCCGGGATGCCGAAACCGGCCGACGGCATCTTCAGCGGCTTGAAGAGATATTCGACCATCAGGTCTTCCCAGGATTTTCCCGTGACTTTTTCTGCCATGTGACCAGCGATCACGTAGCCGACATTGGAGTAAAGGAATTTGCTGTCGGGGGGATGCAGCGGGGGTTCAACGAGGATTGTTTCCAGCAGACGCTGACGCTGCTGGACCCGTGAGCCTTTCCCGAGCGACCACCAGGCAGTATTGGCTGGCAGTCCTGCGCGATGACTGAGAAGCTGAATCACGGTGACGTTGCGATAGTCGGGATGGGGAGCTGGCTTCAGATCGGAAAAAATATCACCGATGGTGGATTCCCAGGTCATCCGTTTCTCTTCCACGAGTCGGGCCAGCAGGGTTGCCGTCATCGCCTTGGTGTTCGAGCCCAGATGCAGCTTGTCATTGATCGTGATCGGTTCCGGCGATCCCGCTTTACGGAGTCCGACACTGGCCACCGCGGTTAGCTGACCATTCTCGATCACCCCCCCCACGATTCCTGGAACGTTGTGTTTCTGGAGGAGAGGTGTCAGCCGGTCCTCGAGCTCTCTGTTCGATGTCAATCGGTTGGGGGGAACTGCTGCGCCTCCCGGCTCCTCAGCGGCGACGGTCAGGGCCGAGACCGCCAGCGACCCCGCCAGCAAGATGAACCAGGAAAGTGACCTGTGGGGCACTGGAGCTGACCGGGACATAGATGAACCTTCGTAAGGGCGAGGAACCCGACGGTCCCTCGCCAGATCGTCGAAGTGCCTGAGGAAGAGTTTCCCATTTTGGCAATCGGGGCTGTCGCTAACGTGGATGTCTCCTGACTACTGTTTACGAGATCAATTCCCGCAGTTGTTTTAAGTGTTTCGGGACAGCGACGAACGGGTCCTCTGTCGATTCATACTCGAGGACAAGAAAACCACGGTAGTGCGCTGCTTTCAGAATTTTCACCACGCGGGCCAGGTCAGTCGGCTGTGACTTTCCGTCGGGGAAGACGTCGACTTTCACCTGAGCATTGATGGCATAAGGAGCGATCTTTTCCAGGTCGCCGTACGGGTCTTTCGTTGCAAAGTTGCCGCTGTCAAAGTTGACCCCGAACCAGGGGGATGGTTTTACACCCTGAATAATTTTCAGCATCTGCTCGGGGGTCGCCGTGATGCCCCCATGGTTTTCCAGCGCCAGGCAGACTCCTTTGGTGGCTGCGTATTCCAGTGAGCGATTGATGCCGTCGATGCAGCGTTCCCGCGCAGCCTCTTCCGTTTCCCCTTTGGGGACATTCCCAGCAAAAATCCGGATGACGGGGGCCCCCAGTGCTGCCGAATGATCAATCCATTCCCGACACATTTGCAGATTCTGCTCGCGCGCCTCACCGTCAGGCAGACAGAAATCATTTCCAATCGCCGTCCCGGAAATATCCAGACCCAGGCGGAACGTCCGCTGTTTCAGACTGTTGAGGTAATCTGGCGTGATGACTTTGGGAAAGAAGTACGCCGTCAGCTCGGCTCCGTCGACGTCATGATCGGCACAGTAATCGATGAATCGTTCCAGATCGAATTTTGCCGCCGCCAGTTGCTCAGGCGTTCCTCGATTCACAAGAACCTTACTGAACGAGTAGGCCGCGAGACTCAGCTTCATGTGCGACTTGCCGTTCCGCTGTATCGGTTCGGCTCCTCGTAGCGAGTTCCCCTTCGAGAGTGCTCCGATGCCGGCAAGACTCGCCGCGCCGGCCAGGGAGCGACGGAGAAAACTTCGACGATTGGTCGACGTGTCAGCGCGATGAGTTGTCATCTTGATTCCTACAGTTGTCAGCCACGGATGGATAAGGGAATGTTATTGTGATCGGGATTTGTTTCTGGTGGAAGTGAGTCACTGGAAATGCAGCGGACTTGTGCCGAAGATGTTCGCACTCGATTCCACCCGTCGCGAAAGTGATCGTAGCCTTGTCGAGGCCGAGCGAAAAAGAGTTGTCTGACAGTTCAGAGTCTGTGCATGGCAGAGTTCAGAAAGTACCGACATCGATCCGGCATCCCGAATCTGCCGCTCCTGAGCGTCCGCCGGAACGCGTGGCGGATCTTCCCGAGAAATCAGAACTTTGCCCCCGCGTATAACCCAGGAAATGAAGCCCTATGACTTCCAGCTCGTCGACTCTCATCGTCGAACAATTGACGAAAAGCTATCCCACTCCCGAGGGGTCGCTGTCGATTCTCCGCGGAGTCAATCTCCAGATGGAACGGGGGGACGCGCTGGCAATTACGGGGCCCTCTGGCTCTGGCAAAAGCACGCTCCTCTATATTCTCGGCGCACTCGATTCGCCGACGTCGGGTCGCGTGGAATTGAACGGACAACAGGCGGTGAATCTGTCGGAAATGGAGCAGGCCCGCTTCCGGAACTCGCAAGTCGGCTTCATTTTTCAGGATCATCACCTGCTTCCACAGTGTTCCGTTCTGGAAAATGTGCTGATTCCAACTCTCGCGGGCAAAGGGGCTGACGATGCCGCTACCGAGAGAGCCCGCAAACTGCTCGATCGTGTGGGACTGGCCGACCGATTGACGCATCGTCCCGCACAACTCTCGGGAGGGGAACGACAGCGCGTTGCGGTCTGCAGAGCACTCATCAATGAACCCGTTCTGCTTTTGGCCGATGAGCCAACGGGTAACCTCGACCGAACGACGGCGGCGAGCGTCGGGTCACTCCTCCTGGATCTCAATCGCGAGCAGAACACGCTGCTGGTCTGTGTGACTCATAGCCTCGAACTCGCCAATCGCTTTCCACGCCATTATGAACTCGAAGAAGGGCAACTCGTCAGCAGGAAAGGCTGACGCGCGCTGTTCGTCTGAAATCATGGCCGAGAGATCCCGTTCGACCGGGCAGGGGATCTTTCGGCCATTTGCTGTCCGTCGCGGTTCGAACCGAGTCAGGCGTCTACAAGTCTGACCGGATCACCCACGCGGATTCGTCCTGAGCCCAGGTTCAGCAAGCGGGTGTTGGTCGCGAGCCGATAAAAATGATCGTATCGCTCTCGCGTGGCCCAGGCAGGAAGTGTCGCCTCGCGCTGCTTGCCGAATGTGACGGCAAATGCGGGAGGCGTCACGGTTCCTGACTGCGAATCGCGCGTCGGGACCACGCACCGCTGACAGGGGTTGGTTCCGCCGAACAGGACGTCGCCCATTAGAAATGGCTGGACTTCGCCTTCGCGCAGGACGAGCCTGTCTTCCCAGAACGGTTCTACACCATCAATTTCAATACTGGCTCGAAACCGGTTGCGGACCTCGTCCAATGGAAGTCCGCCAAACCACTCGGACACGACATTTAATGTCGCCGTACTCACAATGGTTGGTCCATTGGAGTCGGTGTCGTCGGGAAAGCCGGTGGTGTCGTTCTCGACAATCGAGATGTCCTGTGAGAAGTACTCGGTTAACCAGTCCGACAGTTGCTCACCCTGCTGATCCAGTTCACCGGAAAGTGGAAAACTCCCATCGCGTTGAGAGACGTCGAACGTCCGCTTCAGCGGGTCAACCTGCAGTCGCAGTCGATGCATGAGCGGCGTTCGTTTCGCCGTCATGAACCGGTCAGATGAGTCGACGAGGGCGAACTGGCGATCGTGCTGCAGCGCGCCGCTGGCCAGCACCGTTGCTGAGTCGTAACTCCTGCCATCACAGGACTTCACCGGATAAATGGTCACTCTCGCGATATGTGCCTGCATCCAGTCCCCCCCTATGTTGAATGACAGGCCCACTCCAAACGCTCGGTGTTCGGAGGACATGGCTGAGCGAAAGTCTCTACCCGACGGCTTGGGTCGCCGTACAGAGTGCAATTCGTTCGGCACCGTCCATGTCTTCGATCAGGGCTGGTGAAAATGGCGATCCGCAAAATCCAGGAAGATGCCCCAGTCTTCACGGTTCATCTCGTGCTTTCCGGGACGGATGTAGTAGCCCAGCGGGCTATCGACAAGAGTGCGCAGTTCCGGCTTTTTGCTGACGCGGAGTCCCTCTGAGTTGAGCAATTGATAGACGGGATGAGCCGCTTTCAGCATCTCGAACTGACCATCAGGATTGGCCCACTGGTCCTCAACCGCGTTGGAGTACAGCACGGGACGTGGAGCACAGAGCGCGGCCAGGCAGTGCTGGTCAAACGGAAGCTTGTCCGGCCGTTCATTGAAGAGCGGAAAATTGTCGCAGAACCAGTGTGGAAATGACGTATTGATTCGTCGAATGGTTTCGACATCTTTCCGGTCGATGTCAACTCGATCGGGAGCCGTTCCCCCACATCCTGCCTGATGAGGAATTGCCAGGGCGATTCGTTCGTCCATCGCGGCTGCGAGCACTGACGTCTTGCCGTTGCGTGAATGTCCTACGACGGCGATTCGCCGATCGTCGATTTTGTCACGATGTTTTTCCAGCAGGAAGTCCACCACCCGATGGTATCCCCAGGCCCAGGCGGCAATCGTCCCGGCATCCGTCGGTTTCGGCGATGTCTGCCCCTTGTCATAAAACGAGGGTTGAATTCCGTCGGCGAAGTCCGCGGTATCCGGATCAATATCGCCGCTATAGAAGCCGGCGAAGCCGTATCCTCGGTCGATAATCAGATCCAGATTCCAGACCTGAGTCTGGCCGCCCCGCCCCTGTTCGGTGGCTCGTTCGTTTTCTGAGCCGCTGCAGGAACGATAAACCCATGCCTCGGGGACATGCACCTTGGGATGGTGAGTGACTGCGTGATTTCCGCAAAAGTTCATCCCCACGAACACGGGGACTTTCGTTCCCGCGGGGACGTTATTCGGCAGCACCAGTATCACATGCAATCGATGCTTCAGGTCGGGACCGAAAAACGCCAACCGGCTTTCGCTGATGGTCGCTTTGCCGTCCAGAAATGCCGGATCAGTAAAGAGAACTTCTTCGACCACCCACTTCTGCGGCCTGGCAGGGAGATAGCCGTACATATAGTGCTGGAACAATTCCTTCAGCTCAGGTCGTCGCTTGCTGTTCCAGTCCGCTGCGGACGTGATTTTGGTTCCGTCCAGCATTTCGAGCGGATCAGGAAGCTCTGCCCTTGCAGGCAGAGCTTCGAAGGCCGGGAGATCCGCGGCCCTCACCGGTATCCATGAAACTAGAATTCCCAGCAGGACGAACGACCCGATTCTGAACGTCATAGACTCACTTTCTGCACAAGACTGTAAGCCAAAACCGCCGTCAGCAAGAATGAGTTATCCCTGTGGGATGGTCAGTTCCACCAGATCAGACTTGTTATTCTGCAAGTCACGGGCGACGTTCGCATCGACGAAGTCGCTGTGGCAGGAAGCCTTGTCTGCTGCTGGCGGCGTCATCACCTTCTTGGTCTTCGCAGCCAGGCGGTGGATTTCATCGGGCGACAGAACACCTCGCTTGGCCAGAATCTCCTGTTGCTCTGGTGAGAGAGCCGCAGTCACTTTCGCCTTTTCCCACTTGTACTGTTCGTCCTTGCCGGACGAAAATTCAACGATTTCCTTACTGATGCGGACGCTGCACCAGTCGTGACCGCACATCGCACAGAAATCGGTGTCGACGTCGAGATCCTCGTCGTGGTAGGCCCGCGCTGTATCGGGATCGAAACTCAATTCGAAGTGTTTCTCCCAGTTCAGTGCCGCTCGTGCCTTGGTCAATTCGTCGTCACGATCGCGAGATCCCGGGATTCCCAATGCCACATCTGCGGCGTGGGCAGCAATCTTGTAAGCGATACAGCCTTGTTTGACGTCATCTTTTTTCGGCAGTCCAAGGTGCTCTTTCGGTGTGACGTAACAGAGCATCGCAGCGCCGTGGTATCCCGCAGCCGTGGCACCAATACAACTGGTGATGTGGTCGTACCCGGGGAAGATATCAGTCACGAGCGGGCCCAGCACGTAGAACGGAGCACCGTGACAGAGTTGTCGCTGAAGCTTCATGTTGAATTCGATCTGGTCGAATGGGACATGTCCCGGACCTTCAACCATGACCTGAACCCCTTTCCGCCAGGCACGCTCGGTCAGCTCGCCCAGTGTCACCAGTTCAGCCAGTTGCGCCTGATCTGTAGCGTCCGCCAATCCACCCGGACGCAATCCGTCACCAATTGAGAACGTGACATCATACTCACGCATGATATCGCAGATCGATTCCCAGTGATCGTACATCGGGTTCTGCTTGCCGTGCACCAGCATCCACTTCGCCAGGAGGGATCCACCACGACTGACGATCCCGATCAGTCGTTTCTTGATGAATGGCAGGTGCTCGCGCTGCACACCGGCGTGAATCGTGAAGTAATCGACCCCTTGTGCGGCCTGCTCCTTCAGGGACTCAAGAATGATTTCCGGTGTCAGTTGTTCGATTCGCCGTCCGATGATCATCGAATAGATGGGGACCGTGCCGATTGGAACCGTGCTGTTGCGGACGATGGCGTCGCGGCAGGCGTTCAGATCGCCCCCCGTCGAAAGGTCCATGACGGTGTCCGCCCCCCAGCGTTCGGCCCATTTCAGCTTTTCGACTTCTTCATCCGTGCTCGATGAAACCGGCGAAGCACCCATGTTGGCGTTCACTTTGGTTTTTGACGCCCGTCCGATTGCCATGGGATCGAGTTTGTACTGCAGGTGAACCTTGTTCGCAGGGATCACCATCCGCCCAGCAGCGACTTCATCGCGCACCTGCTCGGGTGTCAGATGCGGTTCACGTTCGGCAACTCGCGTCATCTCTGGAGTGACGATTCCCCGGCGAGCAAACTCGAGCTGGGTGACAGGCTGAAAACCAGCCGGGGGCTCCCAGGCGTCCGCCTGTTCGTGGGACTGCTGCCCGGCGTCACGACCGTATTCCGATTTGAGTTTCCAGTCCAGCGGCATGAAGTCCCAGGCCGTTTTCTCAGACGGAGCGGGCATTCCCGGTGTGTCTGGCGACGCAAACGTCAGAGCCCCTGCGCGACCAGGTTTTAATGCAGGCTTTAACGCAAAACTGCCAGGAGTCGTCCCCTGAGCCGTCGTTGATGGATTTTGCCCGAGCGGCGGAAGTTGATAGGTGCGTTCTGTCGTCATGCAATATCTCTCTTGAGTTAGCCCGAGTGGCGTAACTGTTTTGCGAGTGGAAAGTCTCACGCCCCGGTCCGTGCGACGGACAGTCAGATCCTTCTGGCAAGCGTGGCTTGGGCTGCAATAGTATTCCATTGCGGCTCACTTTTCAAAAGGGGGGAACAACTTATGTGATGTGCGAACGTCGCTCGTCCAGTAGAAAACGCTTACTCGCAATCCTTTCCTGATCACGACCTGCTGACCAGACTGCGTTCCCTGTCACTGATCAGCGTTTTTCTCATTCTCACAGGCTCTTTGCCTGCCGTTCGCGGCGAAGTGACCGCTCAATCACAATTGATTCACAATTAATAGAGAGAGGACAGTCTGGCCCAGTGGCTGTCGGAGCGGAGAATGTCCGAAGGATTCCGTTTCGCCTTGCAAATCAGACGCCAAACTCCTCTTGGCGAGAATTCGACTCTGGGTTATCGTTCCGACCTCTCCCTGGACCATGTCACGATCGCCTTTACTGTTGGAGGTTCCCGACGATGATTTCGTCTCGAACGATCATGTCGTGCGCCCTTGCGGGTTCTCTGTTGATGAATCTGGGCTGTGCGAGCTTCTGGCACGATCTGAAACCATCGCGCCTGCATCGCCTTAATCGAGGGGCTGCCCCTTCGCTTGATCCGGAATTCAGTCTTCAAGAGCAACGCAGCTCGACGCAACTTGCCAGACGGCAGTCGCCTGCAAAAAAGTCGTCCATTTCGGCGAACACGGCCGAAGTGGCGATGGTGCGGGCGCAATCGCCAAGGTAAGTCCGGGATGTCGCTCAAACCGCGGGCTGGCTGTATCGGTACTCAGCCCGCGCTGGCGTCGTTCCCTCGCCGCAAGGCCTTCGTGTTGATCGAGACGGATTTCCGGCTGTACCTCGCCGTATGGTGAGGGCAGGCAGAAATCCGTCTTTTCATGCGGCGCTTGTTTCTCTGTGGCAGGTCGGTTTGCGGGGGCTCACCGTCTTGGGGGTGGGATCGGGCTGCAGTTCTCGCTGGAGTCATCACACGGCGGAGCTTTCCTTCGGTCGCTTCGTCTGGTTCCGTCGCGCTGGTTTTCTCTATGCGGTCTTGAACTCCAGAAGTGTCTTCAGGTGTACGGATACGCACTCTGCCAGCTTCTGAATGTGGTAGCCCCCCTCGAGACAGCTCACAAGACGTCCGCCGCTGTAGGTCTCTGCGACGTCGATGACCATTGTTGTCAGTGCCTGGAAGTCTTCTGTCTCCAGTCCCAGTGACCCGATCGGGTCAAGGGTGTGCGCGTCAAAACCGGCACTCACCAGGATCAGCTCCGGGCGACATCGTTTCGCGGCGTCGTTCAACAACGACTCGAAGCCGCTGAGATAGTGTTTGCGGGAGGTTCCAAACGGAAGTGGCAGGTTGAATGTGGCTCCCAGGCCTTTGCCGGTTCCGGTTTCGTCCTTCTGACCCGTGCCGGGGTAAAATGGCGAGCGATGAGCGGAGAGAAACCAGACGTCATCCCTCTGATAGAAGATGTCCTGCGTTCCGTTGCCGTGATGCACGTCCCAATCGACGACA is from Schlesneria sp. DSM 10557 and encodes:
- a CDS encoding acetylxylan esterase, with product MTFRIGSFVLLGILVSWIPVRAADLPAFEALPARAELPDPLEMLDGTKITSAADWNSKRRPELKELFQHYMYGYLPARPQKWVVEEVLFTDPAFLDGKATISESRLAFFGPDLKHRLHVILVLPNNVPAGTKVPVFVGMNFCGNHAVTHHPKVHVPEAWVYRSCSGSENERATEQGRGGQTQVWNLDLIIDRGYGFAGFYSGDIDPDTADFADGIQPSFYDKGQTSPKPTDAGTIAAWAWGYHRVVDFLLEKHRDKIDDRRIAVVGHSRNGKTSVLAAAMDERIALAIPHQAGCGGTAPDRVDIDRKDVETIRRINTSFPHWFCDNFPLFNERPDKLPFDQHCLAALCAPRPVLYSNAVEDQWANPDGQFEMLKAAHPVYQLLNSEGLRVSKKPELRTLVDSPLGYYIRPGKHEMNREDWGIFLDFADRHFHQP
- the thiC gene encoding phosphomethylpyrimidine synthase ThiC, giving the protein MTRVAEREPHLTPEQVRDEVAAGRMVIPANKVHLQYKLDPMAIGRASKTKVNANMGASPVSSSTDEEVEKLKWAERWGADTVMDLSTGGDLNACRDAIVRNSTVPIGTVPIYSMIIGRRIEQLTPEIILESLKEQAAQGVDYFTIHAGVQREHLPFIKKRLIGIVSRGGSLLAKWMLVHGKQNPMYDHWESICDIMREYDVTFSIGDGLRPGGLADATDQAQLAELVTLGELTERAWRKGVQVMVEGPGHVPFDQIEFNMKLQRQLCHGAPFYVLGPLVTDIFPGYDHITSCIGATAAGYHGAAMLCYVTPKEHLGLPKKDDVKQGCIAYKIAAHAADVALGIPGSRDRDDELTKARAALNWEKHFELSFDPDTARAYHDEDLDVDTDFCAMCGHDWCSVRISKEIVEFSSGKDEQYKWEKAKVTAALSPEQQEILAKRGVLSPDEIHRLAAKTKKVMTPPAADKASCHSDFVDANVARDLQNNKSDLVELTIPQG
- a CDS encoding histone deacetylase, which gives rise to MTVLYMDERFLGHETGKHRECPERLVAIRQELIQSGLDARCTLGKPRVATVDELAQIHGKMYVGRVADFADEGGGWIEGDTFMSPKSYEVARLAAGTALAAVDSVVRADDDRRALCLIRPPGHHALADDAMGFCLFNNIALAADHAIKQHHLNRVLVVDWDVHHGNGTQDIFYQRDDVWFLSAHRSPFYPGTGQKDETGTGKGLGATFNLPLPFGTSRKHYLSGFESLLNDAAKRCRPELILVSAGFDAHTLDPIGSLGLETEDFQALTTMVIDVAETYSGGRLVSCLEGGYHIQKLAECVSVHLKTLLEFKTA